In Desulfurobacterium indicum, the DNA window AGGGTTTATCATAATAAAAAACTTTACCTCTGGAAGCAAGCCACATCCATAGATACCAATCGGCATTAGCTCTTATGTTAAATCCATTAAATTCAAAACAATCTATGTCTGCTTCATCTTTTCTAAAAACGATAGAAGAAAACTCACCTAAAAGATTTCCTGCCCTCTCAAGAGATTCTCTTATAAGCATTTTCCCTTCCAGTTTTCCGAAAGTCCGAAATGAAAGCAATTTCAAAAATCGGAGTCTACCATCAATCATAATTCTTGGAGAACCTACAACGGTGCAATCGGGATTTTCATCAAGAATCTTCTCGGCCACTGAAAGAGCATCAGGATGGAGAATGTCATCATCAGAAAGAATCTTTAGATACTCAGCAGACGAAACCTTAAAAGCTTTTCTGTAATTATCAACAACCCCAAGTCTAACTTCATTTTTTATGTATCTCACGAAAGGAAACTCTTGAGAGTATTTACAAACAATTTTCTCATTTTCAACCGACTCAGTATTATCGTCAAGAATAATAAGCTCATCCGGTAATCTGCTCTGAGCAAAGACACTCTTAATCGCCTGTTCAAGAAATTCCGGTCTGTTATAAGTGGGAATAACTACACCTACTCTTGCCACTATTCCCCCAATTCACCTGATGCACTTTATAGAGAACACAAACTGAACGGTAAAAATATCTTCATTTCCAAATTTCTTAGCAATGTGCTGTAATCTTAAAGTATCCTTTTTGAAATTTTTATCATTTTCACCCAAACAAAACTGAGCTTCGGTTTTTCCTATAAGTTCTATCTGAAGATTTAAATTTTCATCTTCGGATATAAACTTCACCCATTCTTCAAAAGAGCTTTTTGTAAAAAACCTGAGATGTGTATTATCAAGAATTCCCAGAAAAGAGTAATTAAACTTCCCTCTCAAAAGATTATAAACAATATCTATATGGCCTATATTAGGAATACTAAGAACCAGCTCAGCACCTGACTTTTTAAGAAAACGAAAAACCGTTTTCATGAAGGAATTAACATTTTTTAAATGCTCAACTACATCAAGACATAAAATATATTGAGGAGAAAGCTCATTCAAAACAGAAGCAAACAATTCCGTTTCCATATCCAAGTCCAACTTATAAACTTCTGAATAACCCACCTCCTTTGCCGAAGCCAAACCTTCCTCATCAATATCGATACCGTACACCCTGGCATTCAAATTTTCTATAAGAAACTTCCCGAAGTAACCGGAAGAACATCCTACATCAAGAACAACTGAGCTATTTTTAAGATAATTTGAAACAATATAGAATGTTGAATTAGGCAAAACCTGAAAACTATCTTTTTGATGATACTTTCTTTTCTCTATCTCCCGTAAACGTTCAGGAATATAAAGATAGTTAACAGGCGAATTTCCAATAACTGTATAATCCACTGTTCCCCCGTTCAGATATGTCTTTTAATGGCATCTATAATCGGCTTAACCCTCTCATATTTTGTTTTTAAACTTGCTCTGTTAACAATAAGCCTAGCCGTAGAAACCAGTATAGTATCAACTTCTCTAAGTCCATTAGCCTTCAAAGTTGTTCCCGTCTGAACAAGATCAACTATACGCTCACTCAAACCAAGAAGTGGTGCTATTTCAACGGAACCGTAAAGCTCAATAATTTCCGGATGAACACCTCTACTTCTAAAATATTTATCGGTTATTCTCGGAAATTTTGTAGCTACTTTTATGAAAGAAAGCTTTTCTATATCGTAGGGTTCTGAAATATTCACTGGTTCTGCAACACACAATCGACAAAAACCAAATTTCAAATCAAGAGGCTCATAAACTTCCAATCCTTTCTCGTCTATTACATCTTTCCCGGCTATTCCAAAATCTGCCGCTCCATAATAGACGTAGGTTGGCACATCCATAGGCTTAACCAGAATAAACTTGAATCCGTCATTTTCAAAAATCAGTTTACGAGTTTCCTCCAATGTCAAAGAAGCATCAATATCCACCTCTGCAAGTAACTTAACAGCACCCTTTAAAAGCCTCCCTTTAGGAAGAGCAAAAGTCAACTTTCCTTTTTCCATCAATACCTCGTGACAATGAATTATTATTGGCATTCATTTTAACACAACAAGCCCTTCTAAAACCTGATATAATTTGCCCAAACTAGAATTTTAAGGAGAGACAATGAAGGTTCTTGTAATCGGTTCCGGTGGAAGGGAACATGCACTTACATGGAAAATCTCCAAAAGCAAATATGTTAAAGAGATATTTGCAATTCCAGGAAATCCGGGAATCGCTCAATTAGCAACATGTATAACAATAGACCCCACGAACATAAAAGCCATTGCCGACTTTGCAGAGAGAGAAAAAATAAACCTAACCGTTGTAGGACCCGAGGCCCCTCTCGTTGCGGGTATTGTTGATGAATTTGAATCAAGAGGACTGAAAATTTTCGGTCCCTCAAAAGAAGCAGCAAGATTAGAGGGAAGCAAGGCATTCTCGAAAGAAATGATGAAAGCTTTCGGCGTTCCAACAGCCGAATTTCAAATCTTTGATAACCCCGAAGATGCAAAAGCATACATAAAAGAAAAGGGTGCACCAATAGTCGTAAAAGCTGACGGACTTGCTGCAGGTAAAGGTGTGGTTGTAGCCCAAACCGTCGAAGAAGCACTTGAGGCAATAGACAAGATAATGGTGGACAGAGTTTTCGGAGATGCCGG includes these proteins:
- a CDS encoding class I SAM-dependent methyltransferase, whose translation is MDYTVIGNSPVNYLYIPERLREIEKRKYHQKDSFQVLPNSTFYIVSNYLKNSSVVLDVGCSSGYFGKFLIENLNARVYGIDIDEEGLASAKEVGYSEVYKLDLDMETELFASVLNELSPQYILCLDVVEHLKNVNSFMKTVFRFLKKSGAELVLSIPNIGHIDIVYNLLRGKFNYSFLGILDNTHLRFFTKSSFEEWVKFISEDENLNLQIELIGKTEAQFCLGENDKNFKKDTLRLQHIAKKFGNEDIFTVQFVFSIKCIR
- the hisG gene encoding ATP phosphoribosyltransferase, producing MEKGKLTFALPKGRLLKGAVKLLAEVDIDASLTLEETRKLIFENDGFKFILVKPMDVPTYVYYGAADFGIAGKDVIDEKGLEVYEPLDLKFGFCRLCVAEPVNISEPYDIEKLSFIKVATKFPRITDKYFRSRGVHPEIIELYGSVEIAPLLGLSERIVDLVQTGTTLKANGLREVDTILVSTARLIVNRASLKTKYERVKPIIDAIKRHI